From the Malus domestica chromosome 17, GDT2T_hap1 genome, one window contains:
- the LOC103416993 gene encoding amino acid transporter AVT1I-like isoform X1, whose amino-acid sequence MEAGNRDGFLLHENHDKLHDDDVRTSFYTACSNGLNDFSEKSSSLSLPLILGEGQHEQAGGKVVEEVESSFHHQTTATTSFLKTCFNGLNALSGVGILSVPYALASGGWLSLIFLFLIAASAFYSGLLIQRCMDVDSDIRTYPDIGERAFGKKGRILLSIVMNVELYLVATGFLILEGDNLNNLFPGVELDVAGLRIGGEQCFIIVVALIILPTVWLDNLSLLSYVSASGVLASAIILGSILWTGAFEGIGFHEEGTPLKWNGIPTAISLYAFCYCAHPVFPTLYTSMKNKRQFSNVLLLCFILCTICYASMAVFGYLMFGSTVQSQITLNLPTHKISSKVAIYTTLINPISKYALMVTPIVNAAKKRFPSHYNKRLISMLASTTLVTSTVIVALAIPFFAYLMSLVGAFFSVTASIILPCLCYLKISGIYRRLGCEMLMIGLILPLSAAVVVFGTYTSLVDIIGHL is encoded by the exons AAAAATCATCATCCTTGAGCTTGCCTCTTATTCTTGGTGAGGGGCAGCATGAGCAAGCTGGAGGCAAGGTAGTAGAAGAAGTAGAGTCAAGCTTTCATCACCAAACTACAGCCACAACCTCCTTCCTCAAAACCTGTTTCAATGGACTCAATGCACTCTCAG GAGTAGGAATACTGTCAGTTCCTTATGCACTAGCATCAGGAGGATGGCTAAGcttgatcttccttttcttaatTGCGGCTTCAGCCTTCTACTCGGGTTTGTTAATCCAGAGATGCATGGATGTGGATTCTGATATAAGAACTTATCCGGACATAGGTGAACGCGCATTCGGGAAGAAGGGAAGAATACTGCTGTCGATTGTCATGAATGTAGAACTGTACTTGGTTGCAACGGGGTTCCTAATTTTGGAAGGAGATAACTTAAACAATTTATTTCCTGGCGTAGAATTAGACGTGGCCGGATTAAGAATTGGCGGAGAACAGTGCTTTATAATTGTTGTTGCCCTCATTATTCTGCCAACGGTTTGGTTAGATAACCTGAGCCTTCTTTCTTACGTATCTGCAAGTGGAGTTTTAGCCTCTGCCATCATCCTCGGTTCGATTTTGTGGACTGGTGCCTTTGAAGGAATTGGATTTCATGAAGAGGGCACACCACTGAAGTGGAATGGAATCCCTACGGCTATTAGCTTGTACGCGTTTTGTTACTGCGCGCATCCGGTGTTCCCGACCCTCTACACTTCAATGAAAAACAAACGCCAGTTCTCCAAT GTTCTTCTCCTGTGCTTCATCTTGTGCACCATCTGTTACGCATCAATGGCAGTTTTCGGGTACCTAATGTTTGGATCTACGGTTCAATCACAAATAACTTTAAATCTCCCAACACACAAAATCAGCTCAAAAGTCGCGATATACACCACGCTGATCAATCCCATATCCAAATATGCTTTGATGGTTACACCAATTGTGAATGCTGCAAAGAAGAGGTTCCCGAGTCACTACAACAAGAGACTCATCAGCATGCTAGCCAGCACCACCTTGGTGACGAGCACCGTTATAGTAGCTTTGGCTATACCATTTTTCGCTTATCTCATGTCACTTGTCGGAGCATTTTTTAGTGTAACAGCTTCGATTATATTGCCGTGCTTGTGCTACCTTAAAATTTCTGGTATTTATCGACGCCTCGGATGTGAGATGTTGATGATAGGGCTTATATTACCACTGAGTGCTGCAGTTGTTGTATTCGGCACTTACACATCTCTAGTAGATATAATAGGGCACTTGTAA
- the LOC103416993 gene encoding amino acid transporter AVT1I-like isoform X2 yields MDVDSDIRTYPDIGERAFGKKGRILLSIVMNVELYLVATGFLILEGDNLNNLFPGVELDVAGLRIGGEQCFIIVVALIILPTVWLDNLSLLSYVSASGVLASAIILGSILWTGAFEGIGFHEEGTPLKWNGIPTAISLYAFCYCAHPVFPTLYTSMKNKRQFSNVLLLCFILCTICYASMAVFGYLMFGSTVQSQITLNLPTHKISSKVAIYTTLINPISKYALMVTPIVNAAKKRFPSHYNKRLISMLASTTLVTSTVIVALAIPFFAYLMSLVGAFFSVTASIILPCLCYLKISGIYRRLGCEMLMIGLILPLSAAVVVFGTYTSLVDIIGHL; encoded by the exons ATGGATGTGGATTCTGATATAAGAACTTATCCGGACATAGGTGAACGCGCATTCGGGAAGAAGGGAAGAATACTGCTGTCGATTGTCATGAATGTAGAACTGTACTTGGTTGCAACGGGGTTCCTAATTTTGGAAGGAGATAACTTAAACAATTTATTTCCTGGCGTAGAATTAGACGTGGCCGGATTAAGAATTGGCGGAGAACAGTGCTTTATAATTGTTGTTGCCCTCATTATTCTGCCAACGGTTTGGTTAGATAACCTGAGCCTTCTTTCTTACGTATCTGCAAGTGGAGTTTTAGCCTCTGCCATCATCCTCGGTTCGATTTTGTGGACTGGTGCCTTTGAAGGAATTGGATTTCATGAAGAGGGCACACCACTGAAGTGGAATGGAATCCCTACGGCTATTAGCTTGTACGCGTTTTGTTACTGCGCGCATCCGGTGTTCCCGACCCTCTACACTTCAATGAAAAACAAACGCCAGTTCTCCAAT GTTCTTCTCCTGTGCTTCATCTTGTGCACCATCTGTTACGCATCAATGGCAGTTTTCGGGTACCTAATGTTTGGATCTACGGTTCAATCACAAATAACTTTAAATCTCCCAACACACAAAATCAGCTCAAAAGTCGCGATATACACCACGCTGATCAATCCCATATCCAAATATGCTTTGATGGTTACACCAATTGTGAATGCTGCAAAGAAGAGGTTCCCGAGTCACTACAACAAGAGACTCATCAGCATGCTAGCCAGCACCACCTTGGTGACGAGCACCGTTATAGTAGCTTTGGCTATACCATTTTTCGCTTATCTCATGTCACTTGTCGGAGCATTTTTTAGTGTAACAGCTTCGATTATATTGCCGTGCTTGTGCTACCTTAAAATTTCTGGTATTTATCGACGCCTCGGATGTGAGATGTTGATGATAGGGCTTATATTACCACTGAGTGCTGCAGTTGTTGTATTCGGCACTTACACATCTCTAGTAGATATAATAGGGCACTTGTAA
- the LOC103416994 gene encoding pentatricopeptide repeat-containing protein At2g36730 produces MVRLPIPTANNCNSNFGSKKQQCLHLLSLCSTFKHLSQIHAQIQVSGFRKDHFLLTQLVRFCALSPAKNFAYARTLLRHSESSPPSSWNFLIRGYAPSDSPREAIWVFRVMLHSGVRPNLLTFPFLIKCCASAAALKEGKQVHVGVVKCGLDCDVYVQNNLVHFYGECKKIKDARKVFDEMFERSVVSWNAVITACIENFWFNEGIEYFVKMRDCGFEPDETTMVVVLNASSELGNLSIGRWVHSQVIVRGLALNCQLGTALVDMYAKSGALGYARIVFDKMETRNVWTWSAMIVGLAQHGFAKEALELFPKMLSSPINPNYVTFLGVLCACSHAGLVEDGYRFFNDMEHVHGITPMMVHYGAMVDILGRAGRLNEAYSFMMSMPLDPDPVIWRTLLSACTTHSAKDNKGVGNKVREKLLELEPKRGGNLVMAANMFAEVGMWDKAANLRMVMKERQMKKMAGESCVELGGSIHKFFSGFDSQADYEDVYQILDVLSLHMKLVNM; encoded by the coding sequence ATGGTTCGGCTTCCAATCCCAACCGCCAATAACTGTAATTCAAACTTTGGCTCCAAAAAGCAGCAATGTCTCCACCTCCTCAGCCTCTGCTCAACCTTCAAACACCTCTCTCAGATCCACGCCCAAATCCAAGTCTCCGGCTTTCGAAAAGACCACTTTCTCCTCACCCAGCTCGTCCGCTTCTGCGCCCTCTCTCCCGCCAAAAACTTCGCCTACGCCCGAACCCTCCTCCGCCACTCTGAGTCCTCACCGCCGTCGTCATGGAACTTCCTCATCCGCGGCTATGCCCCCAGCGACTCCCCCCGAGAGGCCATCTGGGTCTTTCGCGTGATGCTCCACAGCGGTGTTCGACCCAATCTGCTGACGTTCCCTTTCCTGATCAAGTGCTGCGCTTCGGCCGCTGCACTGAAAGAAGGGAAGCAAGTGCATGTGGGAGTTGTGAAGTGTGGGTTGGACTGTGATGTGTATGTTCAGAACAATCTGGTTCATTTTTATGGTGAGTGTAAGAAAATTAAGGATGCGCGGaaagtgtttgatgaaatgtttGAGAGAAGTGTTGTTTCGTGGAATGCGGTTATAACCGCTTGCATTGAGAATTTCTGGTTCAACGAGGGGATTGAATACTTTGTGAAGATGAGGGATTGTGGGTTTGAGCCGGATGAGACTACGATGGTGGTTGTGTTGAACGCATCCTCAGAGCTTGGGAACTTGAGCATTGGGAGATGGGTTCATTCCCAAGTAATTGTAAGAGGGTTGGCTTTGAATTGTCAGTTGGGTACTGCACTTGTGGACATGTATGCAAAGTCTGGGGCTTTGGGTTATGCTAGGATAGTTTTCGATAAGATGGAGACGCGGAATGTGTGGACGTGGAGTGCCATGATTGTAGGGTTAGCACAGCATGGGTTTGCCAAGGAAGCCCTTGAACTTTTCCCGAAGATGCTGAGCTCACCAATAAACCCGAATTACGTCACCTTTCTTGGGGTTCTCTGTGCTTGTAGCCATGCTGGACTGGTGGAGGATGGGTACCGATTCTTTAATGATATGGAACACGTACATGGGATTACACCCATGATGGTGCACTATGGTGCCATGGTGGATATCTTAGGTCGTGCTGGCCGTCTCAACGAGGCTTatagcttcatgatgagcatGCCCCTTGACCCCGATCCCGTTATATGGAGAACATTGCTTAGTGCATGCACTACTCATAGTGCCAAGGATAACAAAGGGGTAGGAAACAAAGTAAGAGAGAAGTTGCTTGAACTGGAGCCAAAGAGGGGTGGGAATCTTGTGATGGCCGCGAACATGTTTGCCGAAGTTGGGATGTGGGACAAAGCCGCAAATTTGAGGATGGTTATGAAAGAAagacaaatgaagaagatggcgGGGGAGAGTTGCGTTGAGTTAGGCGGGTCTATCCATAAGTTCTTTTCTGGCTTTGATTCCCAAGCTGATTATGAGGATGTCTACCAGATACTAGATGTATTGAGCTTGCACATGAAGTTGGTTAACATGTAA
- the LOC103416995 gene encoding protein DMP9-like, translating to MDQKTDGVGIKIYNNVVYGDPHDDEATKSPPKPPQPSSSSQPLPLLRLNPDHLHGRKRRAVAKGVQKTLSKTSMLANFLPTGTLLTFEMVLPAIYTTGECTRVTTMMTYGILGMCTLSCFFFHFTDSFRGPDGKLYYGFVTQKGLAVFKPGLMVEVPKEERYKLGLSDFVHAIMSVMVFVAIAFSDRRVTDCLFPGHEKDMDEVMESFPLMVGIVCSGLFLVFPSTRYGIGCMAA from the coding sequence ATGGACCAAAAGACTGACGGCGTCGGAATCAAAATCTACAATAATGTAGTCTACGGGGATCCACACGACGACGAGGCCACCAAATCTCCACCAAAGCCACCGcaaccttcttcttcatctcagCCTCTGCCCCTGCTCCGACTGAACCCGGACCACTTGCACGGCCGTAAACGGCGTGCCGTTGCGAAAGGGGTCCAGAAAACCCTATCCAAGACTTCAATGCTGGCCAACTTTCTTCCCACGGGCACTCTCCTAACCTTTGAAATGGTTCTCCCCGCTATCTACACAACCGGGGAGTGCACGCGTGTCACCACCATGATGACGTACGGGATCTTGGGCATGTGCACCCTCTCATGCTTTTTCTTCCACTTCACGGACAGTTTCCGTGGTCCGGACGGGAAGTTGTACTATGGGTTCGTGACGCAGAAAGGGCTAGCGGTGTTTAAACCGGGCCTGATGGTGGAGGTGCCGAAGGAGGAGAGGTACAAGTTGGGGCTGTCGGACTTCGTTCATGCCATTATGTCCGTCATGGTGTTTGTGGCGATCGCATTTTCGGACCGCCGCGTGACGGACTGTTTGTTTCCGGGGCACGAGAAGGACATGGATGAAGTGATGGAGAGTTTCCCGTTGATGGTGGGAATCGTGTGCAGCGGCTTGTTTCTTGTGTTTCCGAGTACTCGCTACGGGATTGGCTGCATGGCTGCGTGA
- the LOC103404446 gene encoding granule-bound starch synthase 2, chloroplastic/amyloplastic, with product MASIGSLPCIIETKTDSSVLVHSIINRRLRFPFLTNRPRSSIEVSGINASAGGSSEAVGMCRGQNDWCSRGNLWRIKPLHAIGKSSAQGEDGGEPEDPLQATIEKSKKVLATQRELLQQIAERRKLLSSIQSGDISQEEEEASFEQGNESFSNAKSSSSSGDDTVEDQIGSIASSGYEHSTEEKEFETVPSALSRGLDEIEKDHGDALPFNKSPIELESSKHVSTDSSKTEWSDGLPSFLTNLESSTLKDEELVDLKEPSVEEVHEGAAGFTSEDVKPPPLAGPNVMNVILVAVECAPWSKTGGLGDVAGALPKALARRGHRVMVVAPLYGDYAEPQHSGVRKVYKVAGQDMEVAYFQAYIDGVDFVFIESAVFRHMENNIYAGKREDILKRMVLFCKAAVDVPWLVPCGGACYGDGNLAFIANDWHTALLPVYLKAYYRDNGLMIYTRSILVIHNIAHQGRGPVADFSFVDLPGHYLDLFKLYDPIGGEHFNIFAAGLKTADRVVTVSHGYSRELKTVEGGWGLHGIINENDWKFRGIVNGIDTKDWNPQHDAFLKSDGYTNYSLETLKTGKAQCKAALQKELGLPLREDVPVIGFIGRLDHQKGVDLIAEAIPWMMGQDVQLVMLGSGRPDLEEMLRAFEHQHRDKVRGWVGFSVQTAHRITAGADILLMPSRFEPCGLNQLYAMNYGTVPVVHAVGGLRDTVHPFNPYEESGLGWTFDSAEVGELIHALGNCLYTYREYKQSWEGIQRRGMMQDLSWDHAAQNYEEVLVAAKYQW from the exons ATGGCTTCCATTGGGTCTCTGCCTTGTATAATAGAGACCAAGACTGACAGCTCTGTGCTTGTTCATAGCATTATTAATCGCCGGCTCAGATTCCCATTCTTGACGAATCGTCCAAGAAGCTCCATTGAAGTTAGTGGGATCAATGCTTCTGCAGGTGGGTCTTCAGAAGCTGTGGGAATGTGCAGAGGACAGAATGATTGGTGCTCAAGAGGGAATCTTTGGAGGATTAAGCCGCTTCATGCGATTGGAAAGAGCTCCGCGCAAGGTGAGGACGGCGGCGAGCCGGAGGATCCCCTTCAGGCCACCATTGAAAAGAGCAAGAAGGTTCTTGCTACGCAAAGAGAACTGCTTCAACAG ATTGCTGAAAGAAGGAAATTGTTATCTTCTATACAAAGTGGTGATATAAgccaagaagaagaggaagcttCTTTTGAACAGGGGAACGAATCGTTTTCGAATGCAAAAAGTTCTTCAAGTAGTGGTGATGATACGGTTGAAGACCAAATTGGCAGCATTGCTTCGAGCGGCTATGAGCATTCAACTGAAGAAAAGGAGTTCGAAACTGTGCCTTCTGCTCTTAGTAGAGGGCTTGATGAAATAGAAAAGGATCATGGAGACGCTTTACCTTTTAATAAGTCTCCCATTGAGCTAGAGTCCAGTAAGCATGTGAGTACGGATAGTTCCAAGACAGAGTGGTCTGATGGTTTGCCATCTTTTCTTACAAACCTTGAGTCGTCAACGCTAAAAGATGAGGAGCTTGTTGATCTGAAAGAACCAAGTGTAGAGGAGGTCCATGAGGGGGCAGCTGGTTTTACCAGTGAAGACGTAAAGCCGCCTCCTTTGGCGGGGCCTAATGTCATGAATGTCATATTAGTAGCTGTAGAATGCGCTCCATGGTCGAAAACAG GTGGGCTTGGAGATGTTGCTGGGGCTTTGCCAAAGGCATTGGCTCGGCGTGGACACAGGGTCATG gttGTGGCACCTCTCTATGGTGATTATGCGGAACCCCAACATTCAGGAGTTCGGAAAGTATATAAAGTTGCTGGCCAG GATATGGAGGTAGCATATTTCCAAGCCTATATTGATGGTGTAGATTTTGTCTTCATTGAATCTGCTGTGTTCCGTCACATGGAGAATAATATATATGCAGGAAAGCGTGAG GATATTTTAAAACGCATGGTGTTATTTTGCAAGGCAGCAGTTGAC GTCCCTTGGCTTGTCCCCTGTGGTGGTGCTTGTTATGGTGATGGAAACTTGGCTTTCATTGCAAATGATTGGCATACTGCATTGTTGCCGGTGTATTTGAAGGCATATTATCGAGACAATGGCTTAATGATATATACGAGGTCCATCCTTGTAATCCATAACATAGCTCACCAG GGTCGGGGGCCAGTAGCTGATTTCTCCTTCGTTGATCTTCCTGGACACTACCTGGACCTTTTCAAATTGTATGACCCTATTGGAGGTGAGCACTTCAATATCTTTGCAGCTGGTCTAAAGACAGCAGACCGTGTGGTTACTGTAAGTCATGGATATTCGCGGGAGCTTAAAACTGTTGAAGGTGGTTGGGGATTACACGGGATCATAAATGAGAATGACTGGAAATTCAGAGGCATTGTTAATGGAATTGACACGAAAGACTGGAACCCGCAGCATGATGCTTTCTTGAAATCAGATGGTTACACGAACTACTCCCTGGAGACACTTAAGACTGGCAAGGCTCAGTGTAAGGCGGCATTACAGAAGGAGCTGGGTTTACCACTCCGTGAGGATGTCCCAGTAATTGGTTTCATTGGGAGGCTGGATCACCAGAAGGGTGTCGATCTCATAGCAGAGGCAATTCCGTGGATGATGGGTCAGGATGTGCAACTAGTCATGTTAGGCTCTGGGAGACCTGACCTGGAAGAGATGCTCAGGGCATTCGAACACCAACACCGAGACAAGGTCAGGGGATGGGTTGGGTTTTCTGTACAAACAGCTCACAGGATAACTGCTGGTGCAGACATTTTGCTCATGCCGTCAAGATTTGAGCCGTGTGGACTGAACCAACTATACGCTATGAACTATGGGACAGTTCCAGTTGTTCATGCAGTTGGTGGACTGAGAGATACCGTGCATCCTTTCAATCCGTACGAGGAGTCGGGACTTGGATGGACATTTGACAGCGCTGAGGTCGGTGAGCTAATCCATGCATTAGGGAACTGCTTATATACTTATCGAGAGTACAAGCAGAGCTGGGAAGGAATCCAGAGACGAGGGATGATGCAAGACCTGAGTTGGGACCATGCTGCTCAGAATTATGAGGAGGTTCTTGTGGCTGCAAAGTACCAATGGTGA
- the LOC139193803 gene encoding defective in cullin neddylation protein AAR3-like isoform X2 yields MDPSGSTRFDIFEIYRRFCGNGYGHAEGYRENDETHMAKYSREALTQLLHLVDSKLHARISIFDEVLKLMLRLDLMADFSEYSRFYDFVFFMCRENGQKNITVNKAVTAWRFILAGRFRLLNQWCDFIEKNQRHNISEDTWRQVLAFSRCVHENLEGYDPEGAWPVLIDDFVEHMYRVLGSSDNSSFNCNCGDSESWSCTYDDPLPGLKIVPGLKRKLPGDMQIDEMVSSPTLFPHCTDWNPALSTKKSRAMSCIPANWDDTTSGNTVDDSMETVRHSSPLNSSKSPCAVEGCLLKGFAGLLSTRSCLQFDRERGVSFS; encoded by the exons ATGGATCCGTCCGGGTCCACTCGTTTCGACATCTTTGAGATTTATCGCCGATTCTGCG GAAATGGATATGGTCATGCGGAAGGTTACAGAGAAAATGATGAGACACATATGGCTAAATATTCAAGGGAGGCGTTAACTCAGCTCTTGCATCTGGTGGATTCAAAACTACACGCTAG GATATCAATTTTTGATGAAGTTCTCAAGCTAATGTTGCGTCTGGATTTGATG GCAGACTTTTCTGAATACTCACGTTTCTACGACTTTGTTTTCTTCATGTGCCGTGAAAATGGTCAGAAGAATATCA CTGTAAATAAGGCAGTGACTGCATGGAGATTCATCCTAGCTGGGAGGTTTCGGTTGCTGAATCAATGGTGTGATTTTATTGAG AAAAATCAGCGGCATAACATCTCTGAAGATACTTGGCGGCAAGTTTTAGCTTTTAGCCGCTGTGTGCACGAAAATCTGGAAGGGTATGATCCTGAAG GAGCTTGGCCTGTTTTAATAGATGACTTCGTTGAACATATGTACAG GGTTTTGGGATCGAGCGATAACTCTAGCTTCAACTGTAACTGCGGTGATTCAGAATCCTGGTCATGTACATATGATGACCCTCTTCCTG GATTGAAGATTGTACCCGGTTTGAAGAGAAAGTTACCTGGGGACATGCAGATCGATGAAATGGTATCCTCACCCACCCTGTTCCCACACTGTACAGACTGGAATCCTGCATTAAGCACTAAAAAAAGTCGTGCGATGTCATGCATACCAGCAAACTGGGACGATACTACATCAGGAAATACTGTGGATGATTCCATGGAAACCGTAAGACATAGCAGTCCACTGAATTCTTCAAAATCTCCATGCGCAGTTGAAGGTTGCCTGTTGAAGGGCTTTGCAGGACTGCTTTCTACACGTTCCTGTCTGCAGTTTGATCGGGAGAGGGGAGTTTCATTTTCGTAG
- the LOC139193803 gene encoding defective in cullin neddylation protein AAR3-like isoform X1 — MDPSGSTRFDIFEIYRRFCDIRTGNGYGHAEGYRENDETHMAKYSREALTQLLHLVDSKLHARISIFDEVLKLMLRLDLMADFSEYSRFYDFVFFMCRENGQKNITVNKAVTAWRFILAGRFRLLNQWCDFIEKNQRHNISEDTWRQVLAFSRCVHENLEGYDPEGAWPVLIDDFVEHMYRVLGSSDNSSFNCNCGDSESWSCTYDDPLPGLKIVPGLKRKLPGDMQIDEMVSSPTLFPHCTDWNPALSTKKSRAMSCIPANWDDTTSGNTVDDSMETVRHSSPLNSSKSPCAVEGCLLKGFAGLLSTRSCLQFDRERGVSFS, encoded by the exons ATGGATCCGTCCGGGTCCACTCGTTTCGACATCTTTGAGATTTATCGCCGATTCTGCG ATATCAGGACAGGAAATGGATATGGTCATGCGGAAGGTTACAGAGAAAATGATGAGACACATATGGCTAAATATTCAAGGGAGGCGTTAACTCAGCTCTTGCATCTGGTGGATTCAAAACTACACGCTAG GATATCAATTTTTGATGAAGTTCTCAAGCTAATGTTGCGTCTGGATTTGATG GCAGACTTTTCTGAATACTCACGTTTCTACGACTTTGTTTTCTTCATGTGCCGTGAAAATGGTCAGAAGAATATCA CTGTAAATAAGGCAGTGACTGCATGGAGATTCATCCTAGCTGGGAGGTTTCGGTTGCTGAATCAATGGTGTGATTTTATTGAG AAAAATCAGCGGCATAACATCTCTGAAGATACTTGGCGGCAAGTTTTAGCTTTTAGCCGCTGTGTGCACGAAAATCTGGAAGGGTATGATCCTGAAG GAGCTTGGCCTGTTTTAATAGATGACTTCGTTGAACATATGTACAG GGTTTTGGGATCGAGCGATAACTCTAGCTTCAACTGTAACTGCGGTGATTCAGAATCCTGGTCATGTACATATGATGACCCTCTTCCTG GATTGAAGATTGTACCCGGTTTGAAGAGAAAGTTACCTGGGGACATGCAGATCGATGAAATGGTATCCTCACCCACCCTGTTCCCACACTGTACAGACTGGAATCCTGCATTAAGCACTAAAAAAAGTCGTGCGATGTCATGCATACCAGCAAACTGGGACGATACTACATCAGGAAATACTGTGGATGATTCCATGGAAACCGTAAGACATAGCAGTCCACTGAATTCTTCAAAATCTCCATGCGCAGTTGAAGGTTGCCTGTTGAAGGGCTTTGCAGGACTGCTTTCTACACGTTCCTGTCTGCAGTTTGATCGGGAGAGGGGAGTTTCATTTTCGTAG